DNA sequence from the Halorussus sp. MSC15.2 genome:
ATGGACGACGGGATGGGGATGGACGGGGAGATGGACGACTGGGCCGACGGCGGTGGCGGCGACGACGAGTTCGCCATGGGCGGCGGGTCCGGTCCGACGCAGGAACTCGAAAACCGAATCGACGAACTCGAAAACGAGGTCGCGGAGATATCCTCGACGGTCGGCACGGTTCGGAGCGAGAACGAACAGATTAGCGCGAAAGTCGACGAGACAGAGGAGAACGTCCGCAAACTCCTCGAAATCTACGAGATGGTGACTCGGGGAGTCAACCCGTTCGTGGACGACGTGCAACAGGGCGGCATGGCCGGCGGCGACGCCCTCGACCAAGACGGCGGCGGCGGTAGTTTCGGTCTGTTCGACGAGGAGGAGGAACAAGAGGAAGAAGAAGACCTCGACTCCGACGTCGCCGACGCCGAGGCCGAGAGTTTCTTCGACGACGACTTCGACGAGGAGGAAGACGACTTCGAGGAGGAAGACGAGTTCGGCGAGGAAGACGACTTCGACGACGCCGCCGACGATCTCGGGTTCGACTCGCCCGAGGAAGCGCTGGACGACGAGGAGCCGACGATGGAGGCTCCAGAGGAAGACGACGCAGACGACGGCGACGGTGGACAGGCAGGCGGTTCGACCTTCGCGGAACTCAAAGAGGAGTACGAGTCGGGCGACGCCGACTGGGCCGAGGAGGGCGAGGAAGGCGCGCCCGAAGGCGGCCAACCCGACCCCGAACCCACGGTCGAAGTGGAGTCTACGGCCGACGAACCGTCCGACGGGGACTTCGAGTTCGAGGAACCGGCGGAGACCGAACCCGCACCCGAACCGACGGACCCGGCCACGTCCACCCCACAGAACTCGGGCCGAGGCGGCAAGCCGTACTTGGCCCAACTCCCGAACGGCTACGTCTCTGACCTAGTGGTGATGGAGTGGTTGGAGTTCCTCGTGAGCGAGTTCGGACCCGAGGACGCGGTTCGGACCATCGAGTACTACGGCGACATCGGATGGATTAGCGAGTCGGTCGAGGAAGAACTGCTGGCGTTCGTGGGCGGTTTCGCCGACGTGGAGTCGGTCGAGACCGAGGAGACCGGTCCCGCGACACTCGAAGTCGACGACCACGTCCAGAGCCTCACCTTCCTGAGCCAACTGACAGGCGACGCCGTCCAGCGCAAAATCGTCGAACACTGTTCGCAGATTAGAGGTGGGCGCGATGGGATTCAGCGTTAGCGGTGCGACGGTGATTCTGTTCCTCGGTATATTCATCAGCTTCGGAGTCGCCTATTCGGCCGCCAACGACGGCTTCGAGCGAGTGAACGGAGCGTTCGAGGACAACTCCGAGGACGAACTCACTCGTCAGAACACCGCCATCGCCATCGGCAACGCCTCGGTCGCGAACGAAGGCGGGCAGTCGTACCTGAACCTGACAGTCAACAACACCGGTTCGAGCACGCTGTCGGTGAACGACACCGACATTCTTATAGATGGAACCTACACGAACCACACGAGTGACAACATGGTGAGGCTGGAAGTCGGCGACGATAACGAGACGGACCTGTGGCTCCCCGGCGAGACACTTCACGCCAACGTCTCCGTCAACAACCCCGACCGGGTGAAAGTCGTGACCGGGCCGGGCGTGTCGGACTCCGAGGAGGTGAACTGAATGGCGAGCGTCTCCACGTCCCACCTCATCCTGTTCATCGCCAGTCTACTCATCGCCGCCAGCGTGGCGGGGACGTTCACGCAGGGCGTCCAGCGCCTCTCGTCGGCACTCGGCGACAGGAGTGTGGACGTGAGCAGTGACATCCGTAGCGACATCACGCTCATCAGCGACCCCGGCAGCGGTGCGGTGTACGACGACTCGGGAGACGGGAACGTCACGGTATTAGCCAAGAATACAGGGTCACGCGACCTCGAAGCGTCGAGTGACCAAATCGAGGTGTTGTTGAACGGACGGTATCAGACGAACGTCTCCGTGACAGTCGTGGACGGTTCGGCGTGGACCGTCGGAAACGTCCTCCGGATTACCATTCGTCTCGACCAGCCACTCGACACGGGCAGCGACCATCGCGTGAAGATAATCGTAAACGGTGACGAAGAGGTGCTTCAGTTCCGAACATGACACGAGACAATCTCTACTCGCTCGGCCTAGAAGACCACGACCGACTGAACCACGAACTCGGGGGCGGCGTCCCCCGCGGGTCCATCGTCCTCATCGAGGGCGACTACGGGGCCGGGAAGTCGGCTATCAGCCAGCGGTTCAGTTACGGACTCTGCGAGACGGGCCACTCGGTTACCCTGCTCTCGACCGAACTCACCATCGGCGGGTTCATCGACCAGATGCACTCGCTGTCGTACGGCGTCGAGGACCACCTGCTCGACGAGCGACTCCTCTTCCTCCACGCCGACGTGGACACCGGCGGCGGTCGCCTGACCGCGCCCGCCGAGGACGAGGAGGGCAACCGCAAGGAACTGCTCAACCGACTCATGAACGCCGAGGCGATGTGGCAGGCCGACGTCATCGTCATCGACACGTTCGACGCCATCCTCCGGAACGACCCCAAATTCGAGGCGCTGATTCGACAGAATGAGGAGCGCCAAGCCGCCCTCGAAATCATCTCGTTCTTCCGCGACTTGGTCTCGCAGGGGCAGGTCATCGTCCTCACAGTGGACCCCTCCACGGTGGACGAGGAAGCCATCGGCCCGTTCCGGGCCATCGCCGACGTGTTCATGGAACTCCAGATGGTCGAGGTCGGCAACGACGTGCGACGGAACATCTCCGTCAAGCGGTTCGCCGGGATGGGTGAACAGGTCGGTGACACCATCGGGTTCTCGGTCCGGGCCGACGCCGGAATCGTCATCGAGAGTCGGAGCGTCGCCTAACGACCCCTCACATTATGACCGAACACGGGACCGCACAGATTCAGGACGACCTTCGGGAAGTGGCCATGCGACGGCCACACCTGCGGGACTACCTGAAACGGTTCAAGCAGTTCACCGGGGAGTTCCCGCGGCTTATAGACGAACCGAACGACGAGTGGGAGACGGACAAGCCCAACGTCATCTACCCGGTCGGCGGTCCTATCTACTGCCACGTCTACGGCGACGTGGGTCAGGACACCGAGTACTACGCGGTCGAACCTGAACTCTCGGGGACCGAACAGGAGCTGTTCGGCAAGGTTCGCGGCGAGATTCTCGAAAAGAGCGTGAAGAAGCCCGCGCCTCAGGACGAGGGCGAGTACGACGACCGCATCGAGGAACTGCTCGACGACACGGTGCTGGTCAACGACGGCGATACTGGCGGTGGCGGTCGCGCCAACCTCCGGAACCTCTCGGCCGACCAGATTCTGAACTGGATAAAGAACGTCTCGTACAACGACTTCAAGCACAACGTCCGGACGTTCTCGACCGAAGACATCGTTCGGGTCGTCAAGGACTACACCAACATCGGCACCTACGAGGTGTCCGAGCAGACCTACGAGAACATCCGGTACCGGCTGAACCGCGACATCGTCGGGTTCGGCCCGCTGGAACCCATCATGCGCGACCCGGCCAACGAGGACATTCACGTCATCGGTCCGCACGAGACGTACGTGGACCACGGCACGTTCGGCATGCTCGGGACCAGCGTAGACTTCGGGACGCCCGACAGGTTCGACAACTGGCTGCGGAACATGGGCGAGCGAATCGGCGACCCCGTGAGCGACAGCGACCCAATCGTGGACTCCACTCTCCCCGACGGGTCGCGTATCAACATCATCTACTCCGACGACGTGAGCCTGAAGGGACCGAGCCTCACTATCCGTCAGGGCGAGGGGACGCCGCTGTCGGTGGCCCAGATTACCAAGTGGGGCACGCTGTCGCCGAAACTGGCGGCGTACCTCTGGCTCTGTCTGGAGAACGAGCAGACGGTGTTCGTGGTCGGAGAGACGGCGTCCGGGAAGACCACGACCCTGAACTGCATCATGTCGTTCATCCCCCGCGACTCGAAGATTTACACCGCGGAGGACACTGCGGAGGTCCTGCCGCCCCACGACACGTGGCAGCAGCTCTTGACCCGCGAGGGCGGCGGCGAGGACTCCACGGACGTGGACATGTTCGACCTCGTCGCGGCCGCGCTGCGTTCGCGCCCCGACTACATCGTCGTCGGGGAGGTTCGTGGCGAAGAGGGTCGGATGGCGTTCCAAGCGGCCCAGACCGGCCACCCCGTGATGCTGACGTTCCACGCGAGCGACATCGTCTCGATGATTCAGCGTTTCACCGGGGACCCCATCAACATCCCCGAGACGTTCATGGACAACGCCGACGTGGCGCTGTTCCAGAACCGGGTCAAGCAGGGCGACGACGTGCTCCGTCGCGTGACCTCCGTCCAAGAGATAGAGGGCTACTCGAAGGAGATGGGCGGCGTCGTCACCCGGCAGGCGTTCTACTGGGACCCCGTGGAAGACGAAATCGTCTTCCAAGGGATGAACAACTCCTTCGTCCTCGAAGAGCAGATTGCGACCCTGCTCGGGTACGAGAACACTCGCGACATCTACAACGAACTCGACTTCCGGGCCGAGATGATGGAGCGCATGATAGAGGAGAACATCCTCGGCTACCACGAGGTCAACGAGACCATCGAGGCGTTCCAGCGCGACGGCGTGGACGGGTTGCCGTTCAACATCCACCGTTCCATCGACTGACAGGCGGCTTTTGACGGCGACCCGTTCGGTTCGGTAGCCTCACTCTGCGATGTGGTCGACCAACTCGACGAGGAGATAGACCGGGATACCGTATATGAGACCGAGGGCGACGAACGCCATGACAACCAGTGCCGGGTTCGAGTTTCCGGACCCGCTTCGGAGGAACGTCGCTGCGACGAACCACAGAGTCAACACCTGAAAGAATTCTATCCTGTTCATGTGGCGTGTCTGTAATTGCGCACGCCCTTCAAGTTGTTTTCGTTACACGTGTCGGTATATTCCGCCGATTTCCCCCACTACGGCCTCCGAGACGGGGTACTCTCGCAGTTGGGCCACGCGCACCGAGTATCAGTACAGATATTCCGAGGGAAAAAGAGATGAAGGTGGGACGAAAACCCCGCGAACACCTGCCGCCCGACGACGACCATGGCGACGAACGAACAGTCCGGTGAGAACCCGAAGGACGCCAAAGACCTTCTGGCTAGCTTCGCGTCCTCGACCATCGAGTCCTACCAGCACATGGAGACGCCGGTCGCCCGGTACCTCGGACTCGTCGTCGCTCCCTCCGTCGTCTTCCTCGTGCTGACGGTGATGATATTCGTACTCACCGACTTCCCGCTGCTCATCAGCCTGCCGATTCCGCTGCTCGGCGTGCTGTCGCTCGTGGTCGCGGTCATCTACCCCAAGATTCTGCGCGACCAGAAGCGCAAGGAGATAGAGGACCGCCTCCACCTGTTCATCACGCACATGACCATCCTCTCGACCGCCAACATCGACCGCGTGCAGGTGTTCCGCACGCTCGGCGAGGAGGAGGAGTACGGCGCGCTGGCCGAGGAGATGCGCCGCATCACCCAGTTGGTGGACACGTGGAATCAGAGTCTCGACGACGCGCTGCGAATCCGGGCGAACAAGTCGCCGAGCAAGCCCTTCGCCGACTTCCTCGACAGACTCGCCTACACCATCAACGCTGGTCAGGAGATTCAGGACTTCCTGCTGTCCGAACAGGACGTGGTCATCCAGAACTACGTCACCATCTACGAGGGGTCGTTGGAGAACCTCGAAGTGATGAAGGACCTCTACCTCTCGATGGTGCTGTCCGTGACGTTCGCGCTCGTGTTCGCGACCGTCCTGCCGATTCTGACGGGGACGAACCCGACGATGACGGTCAGCGCCGTCGTCGTGATGTTCGCGTTCGTCCAGACCGGGTTCCTCGTCATGATTCGGAACACGGCACCGTACGACCCCGTCTGGTACCACCCGGACGGTCACACCACTGACGCCGAGTGGCGCATTCGCATCTCGGTCGCGGTCGGTCTCCTGTTGACCTTCCTCCTCATGGGTGGCTGTCTGCTGGTGTTG
Encoded proteins:
- a CDS encoding flagellar protein G: MASVSTSHLILFIASLLIAASVAGTFTQGVQRLSSALGDRSVDVSSDIRSDITLISDPGSGAVYDDSGDGNVTVLAKNTGSRDLEASSDQIEVLLNGRYQTNVSVTVVDGSAWTVGNVLRITIRLDQPLDTGSDHRVKIIVNGDEEVLQFRT
- a CDS encoding FlaD/FlaE family flagellar protein; this translates as MKLIGLSDQFVHLLGTGLVGMGIMDFMDEEEGESVEADGGGGGDDAEDDLFGDGMGGDAGGEMDDFGEMDDGMGMDGEMDDWADGGGGDDEFAMGGGSGPTQELENRIDELENEVAEISSTVGTVRSENEQISAKVDETEENVRKLLEIYEMVTRGVNPFVDDVQQGGMAGGDALDQDGGGGSFGLFDEEEEQEEEEDLDSDVADAEAESFFDDDFDEEEDDFEEEDEFGEEDDFDDAADDLGFDSPEEALDDEEPTMEAPEEDDADDGDGGQAGGSTFAELKEEYESGDADWAEEGEEGAPEGGQPDPEPTVEVESTADEPSDGDFEFEEPAETEPAPEPTDPATSTPQNSGRGGKPYLAQLPNGYVSDLVVMEWLEFLVSEFGPEDAVRTIEYYGDIGWISESVEEELLAFVGGFADVESVETEETGPATLEVDDHVQSLTFLSQLTGDAVQRKIVEHCSQIRGGRDGIQR
- a CDS encoding ATPase domain-containing protein, whose product is MTRDNLYSLGLEDHDRLNHELGGGVPRGSIVLIEGDYGAGKSAISQRFSYGLCETGHSVTLLSTELTIGGFIDQMHSLSYGVEDHLLDERLLFLHADVDTGGGRLTAPAEDEEGNRKELLNRLMNAEAMWQADVIVIDTFDAILRNDPKFEALIRQNEERQAALEIISFFRDLVSQGQVIVLTVDPSTVDEEAIGPFRAIADVFMELQMVEVGNDVRRNISVKRFAGMGEQVGDTIGFSVRADAGIVIESRSVA
- a CDS encoding type II/IV secretion system ATPase subunit, producing the protein MTEHGTAQIQDDLREVAMRRPHLRDYLKRFKQFTGEFPRLIDEPNDEWETDKPNVIYPVGGPIYCHVYGDVGQDTEYYAVEPELSGTEQELFGKVRGEILEKSVKKPAPQDEGEYDDRIEELLDDTVLVNDGDTGGGGRANLRNLSADQILNWIKNVSYNDFKHNVRTFSTEDIVRVVKDYTNIGTYEVSEQTYENIRYRLNRDIVGFGPLEPIMRDPANEDIHVIGPHETYVDHGTFGMLGTSVDFGTPDRFDNWLRNMGERIGDPVSDSDPIVDSTLPDGSRINIIYSDDVSLKGPSLTIRQGEGTPLSVAQITKWGTLSPKLAAYLWLCLENEQTVFVVGETASGKTTTLNCIMSFIPRDSKIYTAEDTAEVLPPHDTWQQLLTREGGGEDSTDVDMFDLVAAALRSRPDYIVVGEVRGEEGRMAFQAAQTGHPVMLTFHASDIVSMIQRFTGDPINIPETFMDNADVALFQNRVKQGDDVLRRVTSVQEIEGYSKEMGGVVTRQAFYWDPVEDEIVFQGMNNSFVLEEQIATLLGYENTRDIYNELDFRAEMMERMIEENILGYHEVNETIEAFQRDGVDGLPFNIHRSID
- a CDS encoding fla cluster protein FlaF, giving the protein MGFSVSGATVILFLGIFISFGVAYSAANDGFERVNGAFEDNSEDELTRQNTAIAIGNASVANEGGQSYLNLTVNNTGSSTLSVNDTDILIDGTYTNHTSDNMVRLEVGDDNETDLWLPGETLHANVSVNNPDRVKVVTGPGVSDSEEVN
- the flaJ gene encoding archaellar assembly protein FlaJ, yielding MATNEQSGENPKDAKDLLASFASSTIESYQHMETPVARYLGLVVAPSVVFLVLTVMIFVLTDFPLLISLPIPLLGVLSLVVAVIYPKILRDQKRKEIEDRLHLFITHMTILSTANIDRVQVFRTLGEEEEYGALAEEMRRITQLVDTWNQSLDDALRIRANKSPSKPFADFLDRLAYTINAGQEIQDFLLSEQDVVIQNYVTIYEGSLENLEVMKDLYLSMVLSVTFALVFATVLPILTGTNPTMTVSAVVVMFAFVQTGFLVMIRNTAPYDPVWYHPDGHTTDAEWRIRISVAVGLLLTFLLMGGCLLVLLGRTSLDPNAIPLPFYAAIPSTPLLIPGIVARKEEERIKERDEEFTSFIRALGATESAKQSTTTKVLESLRGKNFGALSENVSDLYKRLNMRIEPAMAWRHFTADSRSYLIQKFSEMFLVGRQMGGDPKKLGELISANMNEVIQLRERRAQSTVTLIGVLYGITAASTFAFFIGLEIVQVLASMSVGLNNSQLDITTIIHTNVYDIPTIEYLLVIIILLNSLLSSLIIRIADGGHKVNSYMHFVFLTWGSSSIAVFTRIVVGSFLNV